The Frondihabitans australicus genome includes a region encoding these proteins:
- a CDS encoding glycosyltransferase family 2 protein produces the protein MTSISGLVTDTLTVSVIVCAYTQRRWQDLQDSVESARTQSNTTEVIVVIDHEPELFRMAKARWPELVVIENSEAQGLSGARNTGVAAATGDIVAFLDDDATADADWLTWMIDSFDDPYVVGVGGHAEPVWPDAKGPKLYADELLWIVGCSYRGLPTERADVRNAIGCSMAFRRATILAVGGFSSTLGRVGNIPLGGEETELCIRIRQADPNARILYEPLSLVNHRVSADRGTWGYLRRRSFYEGVSKAVLARSLGRGDSLASESSYLTKVLPAAFFRELADARHGGIKRAAAITLTVTATVAGYALGAVSNAKASDAGSVTRQMERVAAVAR, from the coding sequence GTGACCAGCATCTCCGGCCTGGTCACCGACACCCTGACCGTCAGCGTCATCGTCTGCGCGTACACGCAGCGCCGCTGGCAGGACCTCCAGGACTCCGTCGAGTCGGCCCGCACTCAGAGCAACACCACCGAGGTCATCGTGGTCATCGACCACGAGCCCGAGCTGTTCCGCATGGCCAAGGCGCGCTGGCCCGAGCTCGTCGTTATCGAGAACTCGGAGGCCCAGGGCCTCTCCGGCGCCCGCAACACGGGCGTCGCGGCGGCGACCGGCGACATCGTCGCGTTCCTCGACGACGACGCCACGGCCGACGCCGACTGGCTCACCTGGATGATCGACTCGTTCGACGACCCCTACGTGGTGGGCGTCGGCGGTCACGCCGAGCCGGTCTGGCCCGACGCGAAGGGCCCCAAGCTCTACGCCGACGAGCTCCTCTGGATCGTGGGCTGCTCGTACCGCGGCCTCCCCACCGAGCGTGCCGACGTGCGCAACGCGATCGGCTGCTCGATGGCGTTCCGTCGCGCGACGATCCTCGCCGTGGGCGGCTTCTCGTCGACCCTCGGCCGCGTGGGCAACATCCCGCTCGGCGGCGAGGAGACGGAGCTCTGCATCCGCATCCGCCAGGCCGACCCGAACGCGCGGATCCTCTACGAACCCCTTTCCCTCGTCAACCACCGCGTGTCGGCCGACCGCGGCACCTGGGGCTACCTCCGCCGCCGCTCGTTCTACGAGGGCGTGTCGAAGGCCGTCCTGGCCCGCTCGCTCGGCCGCGGCGACTCGCTTGCCAGCGAGTCGTCGTACCTCACCAAGGTTCTGCCAGCCGCGTTCTTCCGTGAACTCGCCGACGCCCGCCACGGCGGCATCAAGCGCGCCGCGGCGATCACCCTCACCGTCACCGCGACGGTGGCCGGCTACGCGCTGGGCGCCGTGTCGAACGCGAAGGCGTCCGACGCCGGCTCGGTGACCCGGCAGATGGAGCGGGTGGCGGCGGTCGCGCGATGA
- a CDS encoding glycosyltransferase family 2 protein, translated as MTLRPALRSSNPTISIVVPARNEAKNLEVILPQLPQVHEVILVDGNSVDGTVETAQRVLPGIKVVHQTRKGKGNALACGFEAATGDIIVMFDADGSADPAEIPAFVETLVKGADVAKGSRFRKGGGSEDLTLFRSGGNLGLNLICNIILGTKYSDLCYGYNAFWRDVLPAIELLDSALPAPANGGMLWGDGFEIETILTCRFAAAKLRVHEVPSFEKNRIHGESNLNAISDGIRVLKTIFDEKRRENAALAAVRSQPIVQTGEAVNAPIRIDAEQEVA; from the coding sequence ATGACTCTTCGTCCTGCCCTGCGCTCGTCCAACCCCACCATCTCGATCGTCGTCCCGGCCCGCAATGAGGCCAAGAACCTCGAGGTGATCCTCCCCCAGCTTCCCCAGGTCCACGAGGTCATCCTGGTCGACGGCAACTCCGTCGACGGCACCGTCGAGACCGCCCAGCGCGTCCTGCCCGGCATCAAGGTCGTCCACCAGACCCGGAAGGGCAAGGGCAACGCCCTGGCCTGCGGCTTCGAGGCCGCGACCGGCGACATCATCGTCATGTTCGACGCCGACGGCTCGGCCGACCCGGCCGAAATCCCCGCGTTCGTCGAGACCCTCGTGAAGGGCGCCGACGTCGCCAAGGGCTCGCGCTTCCGCAAGGGCGGCGGCTCGGAGGACCTCACGCTGTTCCGCTCGGGCGGCAACCTCGGCCTCAACCTGATCTGCAACATCATCCTCGGCACCAAGTACTCCGACCTCTGCTACGGCTACAACGCCTTCTGGCGCGACGTGCTGCCGGCGATCGAGCTGCTCGACTCGGCGCTCCCGGCTCCGGCGAACGGCGGCATGCTGTGGGGCGACGGGTTCGAGATCGAGACGATCCTCACCTGCCGTTTCGCCGCGGCCAAGCTGCGCGTCCACGAGGTGCCCTCGTTCGAGAAGAACCGCATCCACGGCGAGTCGAACCTCAACGCCATCAGCGACGGCATCCGCGTGCTCAAGACGATCTTCGACGAGAAGCGTCGCGAGAACGCCGCGCTCGCCGCCGTCCGCAGCCAGCCGATCGTCCAGACCGGCGAGGCCGTCAACGCCCCCATCCGCATCGACGCCGAGCAGGAAGTCGCGTGA
- a CDS encoding glycosyl hydrolase family 18 protein: MKHPRSRAALVGGLAAAAILLTAGCTAATGTSGHVATVPKSLSVEGYGVDDAATLTALARDRSALDIVGISGVNLTTGGAGVAASSQEALKIAAKAKADGLKSELLVTNIDQQKGDFSNDLVTAMLGSEENRSFVIAGLASEIAHGGYHGVQLDFESMSQADEAGLVTFVSELRSTLPSTASISMTLPAVSAANQYPAQGFDLERLDPLVSRYVLMAYDEHGTGFSQSGPVGGLPWMKQAVTALTGVVAAKKIDLGVAGYGYSWTTSGSGGVITTAQARKKAGGAARWVSAQGEWTAKLSNGTILWWSDGQSLTVRSNYAKSVGLHGVALWEMSSGDRITRG, encoded by the coding sequence ATGAAGCACCCTCGCTCCCGAGCCGCCCTCGTCGGCGGCCTCGCCGCCGCGGCCATCCTCCTGACCGCAGGATGCACGGCCGCGACCGGCACGTCGGGTCACGTCGCGACCGTGCCGAAGTCGCTCTCGGTCGAGGGCTATGGCGTGGACGACGCGGCGACCCTCACCGCGCTCGCCCGCGACAGGTCCGCCCTCGACATCGTCGGCATCTCCGGGGTGAACCTCACGACCGGCGGCGCCGGTGTCGCCGCGTCGTCGCAGGAGGCACTGAAGATCGCCGCGAAGGCGAAGGCCGACGGCCTGAAGTCGGAACTGCTCGTCACGAACATCGATCAGCAGAAGGGCGACTTCAGCAACGACCTCGTCACGGCGATGCTCGGCAGCGAGGAGAACCGCTCCTTCGTGATCGCCGGGCTCGCCTCCGAGATCGCGCACGGCGGGTACCACGGGGTCCAGCTCGACTTCGAGTCGATGTCGCAGGCCGACGAGGCGGGCCTCGTGACCTTCGTCTCCGAGCTGCGGTCGACGCTCCCCTCGACCGCCTCGATCTCGATGACGCTGCCGGCCGTGTCGGCCGCGAACCAGTACCCCGCTCAGGGCTTCGACCTCGAGCGGCTCGATCCGCTCGTGTCGCGGTACGTCCTCATGGCGTACGACGAGCACGGCACCGGGTTCTCGCAGTCGGGCCCGGTCGGCGGACTCCCGTGGATGAAGCAGGCGGTCACGGCGCTCACGGGCGTGGTCGCGGCGAAGAAGATCGACCTCGGCGTCGCAGGCTACGGCTATTCGTGGACGACGTCGGGTTCCGGTGGCGTGATCACGACGGCGCAGGCGAGGAAGAAGGCGGGCGGTGCAGCGCGCTGGGTGTCGGCCCAGGGCGAGTGGACCGCCAAGCTCTCGAACGGAACCATCCTGTGGTGGTCGGACGGCCAGTCGCTCACCGTGCGCTCGAACTACGCGAAGTCGGTCGGGCTGCACGGCGTGGCCCTGTGGGAGATGTCGTCGGGCGACAGGATCACGCGCGGCTGA
- a CDS encoding lactococcin 972 family bacteriocin, which produces MGLLRTGVILGVVIAFGGASAAYAASESVGGGTWQYGLQGKKPGGITYSNYYNGSKSHGSSAKSGKGLNRSPMVGKGKWSYAAIESTLTGNQAYWRNE; this is translated from the coding sequence ATGGGTCTGCTGCGAACCGGCGTCATCCTCGGCGTCGTCATCGCCTTCGGTGGAGCATCCGCCGCCTACGCCGCGTCCGAAAGTGTCGGTGGCGGCACCTGGCAATACGGTCTCCAGGGTAAGAAGCCTGGCGGAATCACGTATTCGAATTACTACAACGGCTCGAAGAGCCATGGGTCGAGTGCCAAGAGCGGCAAGGGCCTCAATCGTTCCCCGATGGTCGGCAAGGGCAAGTGGTCGTATGCGGCAATCGAGTCGACACTGACGGGTAACCAGGCGTATTGGCGCAACGAGTGA
- a CDS encoding DUF6518 family protein, which translates to MMGLAFSALQISAYLSPHPLSDLFEPLNLGSVWALVGMLGGRLGRSRLRSVIATWLTLSSAVLSYYVLAWFSDGGDFPLFSTGYWLMASLVAGPVLALLATAASRRTRGSVLASLVIPFAVVAESLVPEGRFSPDPATVSIACTCAFAGAVILIATRGRGHQRDPGHHARPAG; encoded by the coding sequence ATGATGGGCCTCGCGTTCAGCGCCCTTCAGATCTCCGCCTATCTATCCCCGCATCCTTTGTCGGACCTGTTCGAACCGCTCAACCTCGGGAGTGTGTGGGCTCTCGTGGGGATGCTCGGCGGTCGCTTGGGCAGGTCGAGACTCCGGTCTGTCATCGCCACCTGGTTGACGCTTTCGAGTGCCGTCCTGTCGTATTACGTGCTCGCCTGGTTCTCGGACGGCGGCGACTTCCCCCTTTTCTCCACCGGCTACTGGCTCATGGCGTCGCTCGTGGCCGGACCCGTCTTGGCCCTTCTTGCGACGGCCGCCTCTCGGCGAACGCGGGGCAGCGTTCTGGCTTCACTCGTGATTCCATTCGCCGTCGTCGCGGAGAGCCTGGTTCCTGAAGGCCGTTTCAGTCCGGATCCGGCGACGGTCAGCATCGCGTGTACGTGTGCCTTCGCCGGCGCCGTCATCCTGATCGCGACTCGCGGGCGAGGCCATCAGCGCGATCCCGGCCATCATGCCCGCCCAGCCGGGTAG
- a CDS encoding GNAT family N-acetyltransferase, whose amino-acid sequence MSDSATLFSSTPTLEGPRVRLEGLAAAHEADLAEAVAVGDLWQTWYTSIPSPDGMAAAIRQRLDWQGAGLMAPWAVVSQESGKAVGMTTFCNLVPETRRLEIGYTWLGRGVQRTGVNAQAKLLLLTRAFDELDCIAVEFRTHWHNVQSRAAIARLGAKQDGVLRNHQIGRDGTLRDTVVFSITASEWPTVRLSLTERLARRA is encoded by the coding sequence ATGAGCGACTCCGCGACACTGTTCTCGTCCACCCCGACCCTCGAAGGCCCACGCGTGCGGCTCGAGGGGCTCGCCGCCGCCCACGAGGCCGACCTGGCCGAGGCGGTCGCCGTCGGCGACCTCTGGCAGACCTGGTACACGTCGATCCCCTCGCCCGACGGGATGGCCGCCGCGATCCGGCAGCGGCTCGACTGGCAGGGCGCCGGTCTCATGGCGCCGTGGGCGGTCGTGTCGCAGGAGTCGGGGAAGGCCGTCGGCATGACGACGTTCTGCAACCTCGTGCCCGAGACGCGGCGGCTCGAGATCGGGTACACGTGGTTGGGGCGTGGCGTGCAGCGGACCGGCGTGAACGCCCAGGCCAAGCTCCTGCTGCTCACGCGCGCGTTCGACGAACTGGACTGCATCGCCGTCGAGTTCCGCACGCACTGGCACAACGTCCAGTCGCGGGCGGCGATCGCGCGTCTCGGCGCCAAGCAAGACGGCGTGCTGCGCAATCACCAGATCGGCCGAGACGGCACGCTGCGCGACACGGTCGTCTTCTCCATCACCGCGTCGGAGTGGCCGACGGTGCGGCTGAGTCTCACGGAGCGTCTCGCGCGTCGCGCCTGA
- a CDS encoding response regulator transcription factor: protein MIRVLVADDHPVVRAGIVALVQAADDIEVVGQAGDGVEAVRLALELSPDVVLMDLRMPLLEGDEATAQIVASGRRSRVIVLTTYESDDAILRAIEAGASGYLLKAAPEDELLAGVRSVARGEVALAPSIAALLVRRVAGAGGAAGAGGTAGGTGGASPVALTDRETQVLALVAQGRSNREAGAELFVSEATVKTHLLHAFEKLGVSDRTRAVTRAMELGLLPLAR, encoded by the coding sequence GTGATCCGGGTGCTCGTCGCCGACGACCACCCCGTCGTGCGGGCCGGCATCGTCGCACTGGTTCAGGCGGCCGACGACATCGAGGTGGTCGGGCAGGCCGGCGACGGCGTCGAGGCAGTCCGCCTGGCGCTCGAGCTCTCGCCCGACGTGGTGCTCATGGACCTCCGCATGCCGCTGCTCGAGGGCGATGAAGCCACCGCCCAGATCGTCGCGTCCGGGCGCAGGAGCCGCGTGATCGTGCTCACGACCTACGAGTCCGACGACGCGATCCTCCGCGCGATCGAGGCGGGGGCGAGCGGCTACCTGCTGAAGGCCGCGCCCGAGGATGAACTCCTCGCGGGGGTGCGGAGCGTCGCCCGAGGCGAGGTGGCCTTGGCGCCGTCGATCGCCGCCCTGCTCGTCCGACGGGTCGCGGGAGCCGGTGGTGCGGCAGGAGCCGGCGGCACGGCCGGCGGCACCGGCGGAGCTTCGCCCGTCGCCCTGACCGACCGCGAGACGCAGGTGCTCGCCCTCGTCGCCCAGGGGCGGAGCAACCGGGAGGCCGGCGCCGAGCTCTTCGTGAGCGAGGCGACGGTGAAGACGCACCTGCTGCACGCGTTCGAGAAGCTCGGTGTCTCGGATCGCACGCGCGCCGTGACTCGGGCGATGGAGCTCGGCCTCCTCCCTCTTGCCCGCTGA
- a CDS encoding sensor histidine kinase, with protein MTGNRWWHVLFAATMLVVAGIFAANAASGNDERLSFAALVAMSVAYVAFGRRGFESRPHAVAFLAVVVVALGVGTAGDPNMATTQCIALPLVWIQLSRTRDAIVGNVVAVTAVAIGMAAFFDFSSQGLVEAALIEGISLVGSLCLGLWISRVFELSDERRRLVEELRAAQGRVEALSREAGATSERERLARDLHDTIAQSLTGLVLLSQRASREIAGGDSPRASETLALIEETARDTLAETRSLVAAGAPVDLDAGLSAALERLASRFSRETGVPVAVESDVAPGAVSRDTEVVLLRVAQEALANVRKHARATTARIRLSGDDARATMEIVDDGCGFDASGATDGYGLAGMRARIELAAGSVSVDSGPGRGTRLTVSVPGVPAAPAPLGSTPVSSPASSLGAAS; from the coding sequence GTGACGGGCAATCGCTGGTGGCACGTGCTGTTCGCGGCGACGATGCTGGTCGTCGCCGGGATCTTCGCAGCCAACGCCGCGTCGGGGAACGACGAGCGGCTCTCCTTCGCCGCACTCGTCGCGATGAGCGTCGCGTACGTCGCTTTCGGCCGCCGCGGCTTCGAGTCGCGCCCGCACGCCGTGGCGTTCCTCGCGGTCGTCGTCGTGGCGCTCGGCGTCGGCACCGCCGGCGACCCGAACATGGCGACGACTCAGTGCATCGCGCTGCCCCTGGTGTGGATCCAGCTGTCGCGGACCCGCGACGCGATCGTCGGCAACGTCGTCGCCGTCACCGCGGTGGCGATCGGCATGGCCGCCTTCTTCGACTTCTCGTCCCAGGGGCTCGTCGAGGCGGCGCTCATCGAGGGAATCAGCCTCGTCGGCAGTCTCTGCCTCGGTCTCTGGATCAGCCGGGTCTTCGAGCTCAGCGACGAGCGGCGACGACTCGTCGAAGAGCTCCGCGCCGCGCAGGGCAGGGTCGAGGCCCTGAGTCGGGAAGCCGGGGCCACGAGCGAGCGAGAGCGCCTCGCGCGCGACCTCCACGACACGATCGCGCAGAGCCTGACCGGCCTCGTGCTCCTCTCGCAGCGCGCCTCCCGCGAGATCGCCGGCGGCGACTCTCCTCGCGCGTCCGAGACGCTCGCGCTGATCGAGGAGACAGCGCGCGACACCCTTGCCGAGACGCGCTCGCTGGTCGCGGCGGGGGCGCCCGTCGATCTCGACGCCGGCCTTTCTGCGGCGCTCGAGCGACTCGCGTCGCGCTTCTCGCGCGAGACGGGGGTCCCGGTGGCGGTCGAGTCCGACGTCGCGCCCGGCGCCGTCTCGCGCGACACGGAGGTGGTGCTGCTCCGCGTGGCGCAGGAGGCCCTGGCGAACGTCCGCAAGCACGCTCGGGCGACCACGGCGCGCATCCGCCTCTCGGGCGACGACGCTCGAGCCACCATGGAGATCGTCGACGACGGCTGCGGCTTCGACGCCTCCGGTGCCACAGACGGGTACGGGCTGGCGGGCATGCGCGCCCGCATCGAACTCGCGGCCGGGAGCGTGTCGGTCGATTCGGGGCCGGGGCGGGGCACGCGGCTGACCGTGTCGGTGCCGGGGGTGCCCGCTGCTCCTGCGCCCCTCGGGTCGACCCCGGTGTCGTCGCCCGCGTCGTCGCTCGGGGCCGCCTCGTGA
- a CDS encoding ABC transporter permease, which produces MRAIALGLDRARYETRVYFRQGDTILFTFLFPVIMLTIFSIAFSSAGNYGTKPDGSGGISAAAFYLPGMIAAGILLSGVQNLAVDIAVERGDGTLKRLAGTPLPVLSYFVGKFGQVLVTSVLQIALLVAVAHFAFGVALPGAGAHWLTLIWVYLLGIVTSAVLGIALSRLPRTGKSATAVIVPIVLILQFISGVYLQFSMLPTWLQNVASIFPLKWLAQGTRAVFLPDSFKSLEQGGSWNLCGIALVLGLWFVAGLVASLVTFRWIRKDS; this is translated from the coding sequence ATGAGGGCCATCGCGCTGGGCCTCGACCGGGCCCGCTACGAGACGCGCGTGTACTTCCGGCAGGGCGACACGATCCTGTTCACCTTCCTCTTCCCGGTGATCATGCTGACGATCTTCTCGATCGCGTTCTCGTCGGCCGGCAACTACGGCACGAAGCCCGACGGGTCAGGAGGGATCAGCGCCGCGGCGTTCTATCTGCCGGGGATGATCGCGGCCGGGATCCTGCTCTCGGGCGTCCAGAACCTCGCCGTCGACATCGCGGTCGAGCGCGGCGACGGCACCCTGAAGCGGCTCGCCGGCACACCGCTGCCGGTGCTGTCGTACTTCGTCGGCAAGTTCGGCCAGGTGCTCGTGACCTCGGTGCTGCAGATCGCGCTGCTCGTCGCCGTCGCGCACTTCGCGTTCGGCGTGGCGCTTCCAGGCGCAGGAGCCCACTGGCTCACCCTGATCTGGGTCTACCTGCTCGGCATCGTCACGAGCGCCGTCCTCGGCATCGCACTCTCGCGGCTGCCGCGCACGGGCAAGTCGGCCACCGCGGTGATCGTGCCCATCGTGCTGATCCTGCAGTTCATCTCCGGTGTCTACCTGCAGTTCTCGATGCTGCCGACGTGGCTGCAGAACGTGGCGTCGATCTTCCCGCTGAAGTGGCTGGCGCAGGGGACGAGGGCCGTGTTCCTGCCCGATTCGTTCAAGTCGCTCGAGCAGGGCGGATCCTGGAACCTGTGCGGGATCGCCCTCGTGCTCGGACTCTGGTTCGTGGCGGGGCTCGTCGCGTCGCTGGTGACCTTCCGCTGGATCCGGAAGGATTCGTGA
- a CDS encoding ABC transporter ATP-binding protein, with amino-acid sequence MTESSASNRDTAVVVRDLVKSYGHATAVDGISFEIRRGETFALLGPNGAGKSTTIEILEGYRDRTSGEASVLGQDPRAAGRDWRARLGMVLQSSGESGNVTVREQLSHFARMYPHPRDVEETIAAVGLTEKASTRIKALSGGQRRRVDVALGVIGRPELLFLDEPTTGFDPEARREFWELIRSLKREGTTILLTTHYLDEAAQLGDRAGVIAGGRLIDIGAVDEIGGAAARTPLVRWSDASGRHEQRTETPTELVARLHAETGGELHGLEVVRPSLEDIYLGLVASAGSSDAVRTSASPEEVAA; translated from the coding sequence CAGCGCGTCGAATCGCGACACCGCCGTGGTCGTCCGCGACCTCGTGAAGTCGTACGGCCACGCCACCGCCGTCGACGGGATCTCGTTCGAGATCCGTCGCGGCGAGACCTTCGCCCTGCTCGGCCCGAACGGGGCCGGCAAGAGCACCACGATCGAGATCCTCGAGGGGTACCGCGACCGCACCTCGGGCGAGGCGTCGGTGCTGGGGCAGGATCCCCGGGCCGCCGGCCGCGACTGGCGCGCCCGCCTCGGCATGGTCCTCCAGTCGTCGGGCGAGAGCGGCAACGTCACCGTCCGCGAGCAGCTCTCTCACTTCGCCCGGATGTACCCGCACCCCCGCGACGTGGAGGAGACCATCGCGGCCGTGGGGCTCACCGAGAAGGCGTCGACCCGCATCAAGGCGCTGTCGGGCGGCCAGCGGCGCCGTGTCGACGTGGCCCTCGGCGTGATCGGCCGGCCCGAGCTGCTGTTCCTGGACGAGCCGACGACCGGGTTCGACCCCGAGGCGCGGCGGGAGTTCTGGGAGCTGATCCGGTCTCTGAAACGCGAGGGCACCACGATCCTGCTCACCACCCACTACCTCGACGAGGCGGCGCAGCTGGGCGATCGCGCCGGGGTCATCGCCGGCGGTCGCCTCATCGACATCGGGGCCGTCGACGAGATCGGCGGTGCTGCCGCCCGCACCCCGCTCGTGCGGTGGAGCGACGCGAGCGGCCGCCACGAGCAGCGCACCGAGACGCCGACCGAGCTCGTCGCGCGGCTGCACGCCGAGACGGGTGGCGAGTTGCACGGCCTCGAGGTCGTCCGGCCGAGCCTGGAGGACATCTACCTCGGGTTGGTGGCGTCGGCGGGCTCGTCGGACGCGGTGCGCACCTCCGCCTCGCCCGAGGAGGTGGCGGCATGA